In Castanea sativa cultivar Marrone di Chiusa Pesio chromosome 6, ASM4071231v1, a single window of DNA contains:
- the LOC142638135 gene encoding exocyst complex component SEC10a-like isoform X1, with the protein MKESRNEMKNDRTSNSSSVSSLPLILDVDDFKGDFSFDALFGNLVNELLPSFQDEEADSSEGGGHGGNDGLSNGHLRGAAVAPLFPEVDKLLALFNDSYKELVDLRKQIDGRLYNFKKEVSIQDSKHRKTLAELEKGADELFGSFARLDSRISSVGQTAAKIGDHLQSADAQRETVSQTIELIKYLMEFNSSPGDLMELSPLFSDDSRVAEAASIAQKLRSFAEEDIGRQGIGAASVMGNAAASRGLEVAVANLQDYCNGITNPHILFPCSKNPSDLEGDDISSLLTKSTTSRIEVFSTYL; encoded by the exons ATGAAAGAAAGTAGGAATGAAATGAAGAATGATAGAACTTCAAACTCTTCATCAGTTAGCTCTCTTCCACTCATTCTCGACGTAGATGACTTTAAG GGTGATTTTTCATTTGACGCGTTGTTTGGGAACTTGGTGAACGAGCTTCTTCCGTCGTTTCAAGACGAAGAAGCGGATTCATCGGAAGGAGGGGGGCATGGTGGAAACGATGGGTTGTCGAATGGACATTTGCGAGGTGCGGCCGTCGCACCTTTGTTTCCAGAAGTTGATAAGCTCTTAGCTTTGTTCAATGATTCTTATAAGGAGTTGGTTGATCTTCGAAAGCAG ATTGATGGAAGACTGTACAATTTCAAGAAGGAGGTGTCTATTCAAGATTCTAAGCACCGCAAGACACTTGCTGAG CTGGAAAAAGGTGCGGATGAGTTGTTTGGTAGCTTTGCAAGGTTGGATTCACGTATTTCAAGTGTAGGACAGACTGCTGCCAAGATAGGAGATCATTTGCAG AGTGCAGACGCTCAGCGAGAAACTGTGAGTCAAACAATAGAGCTGATAAAG TACTTGATGGAGTTCAATAGCAGCCCAGGAGACCTAATGGAACTTTCACCTCTATTTTCTGATGACAGCCGTGTTGCTGAGGCTGCTTCAATTGCACAAAAATTGC GGTCTTTTGCTGAGGAGGATATTGGAAGACAAGGCATAGGTGCAGCATCAGTTATGGGAAATGCAGCTGCTAGCAGAGGATTGGAAGTTGCGGTTGCTAATCTGCAGGATTATTGTAATG GAATAACAAATCCTCATATTCTTTTTCCATGTTCTAAGAATCCTAGTGATCTTGAAGGGGATGATATCAGTTCTTTGCTTACAAAGTCTACAACTAgtagaattgaagttttttctACCTATCTTTGA
- the LOC142638135 gene encoding exocyst complex component SEC10a-like isoform X2: MKESRNEMKNDRTSNSSSVSSLPLILDVDDFKGDFSFDALFGNLVNELLPSFQDEEADSSEGGGHGGNDGLSNGHLRGAAVAPLFPEVDKLLALFNDSYKELVDLRKQIDGRLYNFKKEVSIQDSKHRKTLAELEKGADELFGSFARLDSRISSVGQTAAKIGDHLQSADAQRETVSQTIELIKYLMEFNSSPGDLMELSPLFSDDSRVAEAASIAQKLRSFAEEDIGRQGIGAASVMGNAAASRGLEVAVANLQDYCNES; the protein is encoded by the exons ATGAAAGAAAGTAGGAATGAAATGAAGAATGATAGAACTTCAAACTCTTCATCAGTTAGCTCTCTTCCACTCATTCTCGACGTAGATGACTTTAAG GGTGATTTTTCATTTGACGCGTTGTTTGGGAACTTGGTGAACGAGCTTCTTCCGTCGTTTCAAGACGAAGAAGCGGATTCATCGGAAGGAGGGGGGCATGGTGGAAACGATGGGTTGTCGAATGGACATTTGCGAGGTGCGGCCGTCGCACCTTTGTTTCCAGAAGTTGATAAGCTCTTAGCTTTGTTCAATGATTCTTATAAGGAGTTGGTTGATCTTCGAAAGCAG ATTGATGGAAGACTGTACAATTTCAAGAAGGAGGTGTCTATTCAAGATTCTAAGCACCGCAAGACACTTGCTGAG CTGGAAAAAGGTGCGGATGAGTTGTTTGGTAGCTTTGCAAGGTTGGATTCACGTATTTCAAGTGTAGGACAGACTGCTGCCAAGATAGGAGATCATTTGCAG AGTGCAGACGCTCAGCGAGAAACTGTGAGTCAAACAATAGAGCTGATAAAG TACTTGATGGAGTTCAATAGCAGCCCAGGAGACCTAATGGAACTTTCACCTCTATTTTCTGATGACAGCCGTGTTGCTGAGGCTGCTTCAATTGCACAAAAATTGC GGTCTTTTGCTGAGGAGGATATTGGAAGACAAGGCATAGGTGCAGCATCAGTTATGGGAAATGCAGCTGCTAGCAGAGGATTGGAAGTTGCGGTTGCTAATCTGCAGGATTATTGTAATG AATCCTAG
- the LOC142640805 gene encoding conserved oligomeric Golgi complex subunit 4 translates to MKKVTASTPNGSAAMESDEGTKSSSIDFGTTEAMDHIRTLTDVGAMTRLLHECIAYQRSLDLDLDNLLSQRSDLDKQLLHLQKSSEVLDIVSADSEYMLSNVSSTSKLADQVSRKVRELDLAQSRVNSTLHRIDAIVERSNCIDGVNKALNSEDFESAANYVQTFFQIDAKYKDSGSHQRDQMLSFKKQLEGIVRKKLSAAVDQRDHAAILRFIRIFPPLGLEDEGLQVYVGYLKKVIAMRARMEFEHMVELMEQKGNQTSQVNFISCLTNLFKDIVLAIEENSEILRGLCGEDGIVYAICELQEECDSRGSLILKKYMEFRKLGRLSSEINAQNKNLLAVGGGSEGPDPREIESYLEEILSLMQLGEDYTEFMVSKIKALSSVDPELLPRATKAFRSGSFSKVVQEITGFYVVLEGFFMVENVRKAIRIDEEVPDSLTTSMVDDVFYVLQSCLRRAISTSNISSVVAVLSGASSLLSNEYHEALQHKTREPNLGAKLFLAGVAVHKTGTEIATALNNIDVSGEYVLKLKHEIEEQCAEVFPAPADREKVKSCLSELSDMSNTFKQALNAGLEQLVATVTPRIRPVLDSVATISYELSEAEYADNEVNDPWVQRLLHAVETNVAWLQPLMTASNYDSFVHLVIDFIVKRLEVIMMQKRFSQLGGLQLDRDARALVSHFSSMTQRTVRDKFARITQMATILNLEKVSEILDFWGENSGPMTWRLTPAEVRRVLGLRVDFKPEAIAALKL, encoded by the exons ATGAAGAAGGTTACGGCGTCGACGCCAAACGGATCTGCAGCCATGGAATCCGACGAGGGAACGAAGTCCTCCTCCATCGATTTCGGTACGACGGAGGCGATGGACCACATTCGGACTCTAACCGATGTCGGAGCCATGACCCGACTCCTCCACGAGTGCATAGCGTACCAACGCTCATTGGACCTCGACCTTGACAACCTCCTCTCGCAGCGCTCCGATTTGGACAAGCAACTCCTCCACCTCCAGAAATCTTCGGAGGTACTCGATATAGTCTCTGCCGACTCGGAGTACATGCTCTCCAACGTTTCTTCCACGTCCAAGCTGGCTGATCAGGTGAGCCGGAAGGTTCGAGAACTTGACCTCGCACAGTCGCGCGTGAACTCAACTCTTCACCGCATTGACGCCATTGTTGAGCGATCCAATTGCATCGACGGAGTCAACAAGGCTCTCAATTCCGAAGACTTCGAGTCTGCCGCAAACTACGTTCAGACCTTTTTCCAGATCGATGCCAAGTACAAGGACTCTGGATCTCATCAGAGGGACCAAATGCTCTCATTCAAGAAGCAATTAGAAGGAATTGTACGGAAGAAGCTCTCTGCAGCCGTGGATCAACGTGACCACGCCGCGATCTTGCGGTTTATCCGGATTTTCCCGCCGCTTGGATTGGAGGACGAGGGATTACAGGTGTATGTCGGTTATTTGAAGAAAGTGATCGCAATGAGAGCGAGAATGGAGTTCGAGCACATGGTGGAGTTGATGGAACAAAAAGGAAACCAGACGAGCCAAGTGAATTTCATTTCTTGCTTGACGAATCTGTTCAAGGATATAGTCTTGGCAATTGAAGAGAACAGTGAGATTCTGAGAGGGCTATGCGGCGAGGATGGGATCGTTTATGCGATTTGCGAGCTCCAAGAAGAATGTGACTCGCGAGGTTCATTGATCTTGAAGAAATACATGGAATTCAGGAAGTTAGGCCGGTTATCATCTGAGATCAATGCTCAGAACAAGAATTTGCTTGCTGTGGGAGGAGGATCCGAAGGTCCTGACCCGAGGGAGATCGAATCATACTTGGAAGAGATACTATCGTTGATGCAATTGGGCGAGGATTATACTGAATTCATGGTGTCAAAAATCAAAGCCTTGAGTTCAGTTGATCCAGAGTTACTTCCTCGTGCCACAAAGGCGTTTCGGAGTGGAAGCTTTAGCAAAGTTGTGCAAGAGATCACCGGGTTCTATGTGGTTCTAGAAGGTTTCTTTATGGTGGAGAATGTGAGGAAGGCGATAAGGATTGACGAGGAGGTTCCAGATAGCTTGACCACTTCAATGGTAGATGATGTGTTTTATGTTCTGCAGAGTTGCTTGCGGAGGGCCATTTCCACCTCTAATATCAGCTCCGTTGTTGCGGTGCTCAGTGGTGCTAGTAGTTTGTTGAGTAATGAGTATCATGAAGCTTTGCAGCACAAGACCAGGGAGCCCAACCTTGGTGCCAAACTGTTCTTGGCTGGTGTCGCGGTTCACAAGACTGGGACGGAGATTGCCACTGCTTTGAATAATATAGATGTCAGTGGCGAGTATGTTCTCAAGCTTAAACACGAGATTGAAGAGCAATGTGCTGAG GTATTCCCTGCCCCAGCTGATAGAGAAAAAGTGAAATCTTGTTTGTCTGAATTGAGTGATATGAGCAACACTTTCAAGCAAGCTCTAAATGCTGGCTTGGAACAGCTTGTGGCTACTGTGACACCCCGAATCCGTCCAGTGTTAGATAGTGTAGCAACCATCAGTTATGAACTGTCAGAGGCTGAATATGCAGACAATGAGGTGAATGATCCATGGGTTCAGAGGCTTCTTCATGCTGTTGAGACAAATGTGGCATGGCTTCAGCCACTAATGACTGCTAGCAACTATGACTCATTTGTTCATTTGGTCATTGACTTCATCGTTAAGAGGCTTGAAGTGATCATGATGCAGAAAAGGTTCAGTCAACTTGGAGGCCTTCAGCTCGACAGAGATGCAAGGGCATTGGTAAGCCATTTCTCAAGCATGACTCAGAGGACTGTTAGGGATAAGTTCGCTCGTATTACTCAAATGGCTACAATCCTCAACTTGGAGAAAGTTTCTGAGATTCTAGATTTCTGGGGTGAGAACTCGGGACCAATGACCTGGAGATTAACCCCAGCTGAAGTTAGGCGAGTATTGGGCCTCAGGGTTGATTTTAAACCTGAAGCAATTGCTGCTCTTAAGTTGTAG